From Oryctolagus cuniculus chromosome 17, mOryCun1.1, whole genome shotgun sequence, a single genomic window includes:
- the H3-3B gene encoding histone H3.3 gives MARTKQTARKSTGGKAPRKQLATKAARKSAPSTGGVKKPHRYRPGTVALREIRRYQKSTELLIRKLPFQRLVREIAQDFKTDLRFQSAAIGALQEASEAYLVGLFEDTNLCAIHAKRVTIMPKDIQLARRIRGERA, from the exons ATGGCTCGAACCAAGCAAACGGCGCGGAAGTCCACTGGCGGGAAGGCCCCCCGCAAGCAGCTGGCTACGAAAGCCGCCCGGAAGAGCGCGCCCTCTACCGGCGGGGTGAAGAAGCCGCATCGCTACAG GCCCGGCACCGTGGCGCTCCGGGAGATCCGTCGTTACCAGAAGTCGACGGAGCTGCTTATCCGGAAGCTGCCGTTCCAGCGGTTGGTGCGGGAGATCGCCCAGGATTTCAAAACCGACCTGCGGTTCCAGAGTGCGGCCATCGGCGCGCTGCAG GAGGCGAGCGAGGCGTACCTGGTGGGGTTGTTCGAAGACACTAACCTGTGTGCCATCCACGCCAAGAGAGTGACCATCATGCCCAAAGACATCCAGTTGGCCCGCCGGATACGGGGAGAGCGAGCTTAA
- the GALK1 gene encoding galactokinase, translated as MAASRQPQVGELLAEARRAFREEFGEEPELAVSAPGRVNLIGEHTDYNQGLVLPMALELVTVLVGSPREDGLVSLLTTSEDADEPQRLQFPLPTAQRSLEPGTPRWANYVKGVIQHYPAAPLPGFSAVVVSSVPLGGGLSSSASLEVATYTFLQQLCPDSEAVAARAQVCQRAEHSFAGVPCGVMDQLIALLGQKGHALLIDCRSLETSLVPLSDPKLAVLITNSNVRHALGSSEYPLRRRQCEEVARALGKESLREVQLEELEAGRELVSKEGFRRARHVVGEIRRTAQAAAALSRGDYRAFGRLMVESHHSLRDDYEVSCPELDQLVEAALSVPGVYGSRMTGGGFGGCTVTLLEASAASRAMQQIQEQYSGTATFYLSQAADGAKVLHL; from the exons ATGGCTGCTTCGAGACAGCCCCAGGTCGGGGAGCTGCTGGCCGAGGCCCGGCGGGCCTTCCGGGAGGAGTTCGGGGAGGAGCCGGAGCTGGCCGTGTCGGCGCCGGGCCGCGTCAATCTCATCGGGGAGCACACGGACTACAACCAGGGCCTGGTGCTGCCCATG GCGCTGGAGCTGGTCACGGTGCTGGTGGGCAGTCCCCGGGAGGACGGGCTGGTCTCCCTCCTGACCACCTCTGAGGACGCCGACGAGCCCCAGCGACTACAGttccccctgcccacagcccagcgctccctggagcctgggactccccGCTGGGCCAACTATGTCAAGGGGGTGATTCAGCACTACCCAG CCGCGCCCCTCCCAGGCTTCAGTGCGGTGGTGGTCAGCTCCGTGCCCCTGGGCGGTGGGCTGTCCAGCTCGGCATCCCTGGAAGTGGCCACGTACACCTTCCTGCAGCAGCTCTGCCCAG ACTCGGAGGCAGTGGCTGCCCGGGCCCAGGTGTGTCAGCGGGCGGAGCACAGCTTCGCGGGGGTGCCCTGCGGGGTCATGGACCAGCTCATCGCACTGCTGGGGCAGAAGGGCCATGCGCTGCTCATTGACTGCAG GTCCCTGGAGACAAGCCTGGTGCCGCTGTCCGACCCCAAGCTGGCTGTGCTCATCACCAATTCCAACGTCCGCCACGCCCTGGGCTCTAGCGAGTACCCTCTGCGGCGGCGCCAGTGTGAAGAGGTGGCCCGGGCGCTCGGCAAGGAGAGCCTTCGGGAGGTGCAGCTGGAGGAGCTGGAGG CCGGCAGAGAGCTGGTGAGCAAGGAGGGCTTCCGGCGAGCGCGGCACGTTGTGGGTGAGATCCGGCGCACGGCGCAGGCAGCGGCCGCCCTGAGCCGCGGGGACTACAGAGCCTTCGGCCGCCTCATGGTGGAGAGTCACCACTCGCTCAG GGATGACTACGAGGTGAGCTGCCCGGAGCTGGACCAGCTGGTGGAGGCCGCGCTGTCCGTGCCTGGGGTTTATGGCAGTCGCATGACTGGCGGCGGCTTCGGCGGCTGCACGGTGACACTGCTGGAGGCCTCCGCTGCATCCCGCGCCATGCAGCAAATACag GAGCAGTACAGCGGCACTGCAACCTTCTACCTCTCCCAAGCAGCAGACGGGGCCAAGGTGCTGCACCTGTGA